The Miscanthus floridulus cultivar M001 chromosome 17, ASM1932011v1, whole genome shotgun sequence genome has a window encoding:
- the LOC136517476 gene encoding E3 ubiquitin-protein ligase At1g63170-like isoform X2: MDVPPVESERESETDSHPLLMEHVIGIPRDDVASTSTPCRHNNDGMDQLPRDSESSSGTTAASNSPNIPIARRDDNHRRRQQSLNSGFWISIELVVNLSQIIAAICVLSVSRNEHPHAPLFEWVIGYTIGCIATLPHLYWRYLQCNQLPTVQGSNQNYVPDNSFESNSFTGISPPHVSEAGVVTVTNGVSRNNVVTTNPRAQAFADHFKMALDCFFAVWFVVGNVWVFGGHSSAHDAPNLYRLCIAFLTFSYIGYAMPFILCALICCCLPYIISLMGFREDLSENRGATSDVINALGTYKFKSKKPPNGQGNEAGGGVFAPETDKERAVSAEDAVCCICLARYVDNDDLRLLPCGHFFHKDCVDKWLKINALCPLCKTEIDVAPTTTPPAIGFGRRHSDNRVGNDIESQR, encoded by the exons ATGGATGTTCCTCCTGTTGAATCAGAAAGAGAAAGTGAAACAGATAGTCACCCTTTACTCATGGAGCATGTGATTGGCATCCCAAGGGATGATGTTGCTTCTACATCGACACCTTGTCGACACAATAATGATGGCATGGATCAATTGCCTCGTGATTCAGAAAGTTCTTCCGGAACAACTGCTGCATCTAACTCTCCAAATATTCCTATAGCAAGAAGAGATGATAATCACCGTCGCCGTCAGCAAAGTCTGAATTCTGGCTTCTGGATATCAATTGAACTAGTTGTAAATCTTAGCCAGATTATAGCTGCTATCTGCGTTCTGTCTGTGTCAAGGAATGAACATCCTCATGCTCCATTGTTTGAGTGGGTCATTGGTTATACAATAGGTTGTATTGCAACTCTTCCTCATCTTTACTGGCGCTATCTCCAATGCAACCAGCTTCCCACTGTGCAAGGATCAAATCAGAACTACGTTCCAGACAACAGCTTTGAAAGTAATTCTTTTACTGGGATTTCGCCCCCTCATGTGTCTGAGGCTGGTGTTGTAACTGTAACAAATGGAGTCTCGAGAAACAATGTGGTTACCACAAATCCAAG GGCCCAAGCTTTCGCTGATCACTTCAAGATGGCTCTGGACTGTTTCTTCGCTGTATGGTTTGTTGTGGGAAACGTGTGGGTATTTGGTGGACATTCTTCTGCCCATGATGCACCCAACTTATACAG GTTGTGTATAGCCTTCCTCACGTTCAGCTACATTGGCTATGCTATGCCCTTCATTCTCTGTGCGCTGATATGCTGCTGCCTACCCTACATAATCTCTTTAATGGGCTTCCGGGAAGATCTGAGCGAAAACAGAGGTGCTACTTCAGATGTTATCAATGCCCTGGGCACATACAAGTTCAAGTCAAAGAAGCCTCCTAATGGGCAGGGAAATGAAGCTGGCGGTGGAGTTTTTGCTCCTGAAACAGACAAGGAACGGGCTGTTTCTGCTGAAGATGCT GTTTGCTGCATCTGCTTGGCGAGGTATGTGGACAACGATGATCTCCGGCTGCTCCCTTGCGGGCACTTCTTCCACAAGGACTGTGTCGACAAATGGCTCAAGATAAATGCGCTGTGCCCACTCTGCAAAACTGAGATCGACGTCGCCCCGACGACCACTCCCCCAGCCATTGGCTTTGGGCGCCGCCACAGCGACAACAGGGTAGGAAACGATATTGAATCACAACGGTAG
- the LOC136517476 gene encoding E3 ubiquitin-protein ligase At1g63170-like isoform X1 — translation MGLAPVPSLPPAQIFASATLARRFSFAVVYCKILGARSSLIRSALSGRGGRGELLLPVVGEAILGRELPFLFGGGVELIFYCRGKSKVHYLVKCAFCYLYLKPEHLCLWEQQPVISHATSWLMDVPPVESERESETDSHPLLMEHVIGIPRDDVASTSTPCRHNNDGMDQLPRDSESSSGTTAASNSPNIPIARRDDNHRRRQQSLNSGFWISIELVVNLSQIIAAICVLSVSRNEHPHAPLFEWVIGYTIGCIATLPHLYWRYLQCNQLPTVQGSNQNYVPDNSFESNSFTGISPPHVSEAGVVTVTNGVSRNNVVTTNPRAQAFADHFKMALDCFFAVWFVVGNVWVFGGHSSAHDAPNLYRLCIAFLTFSYIGYAMPFILCALICCCLPYIISLMGFREDLSENRGATSDVINALGTYKFKSKKPPNGQGNEAGGGVFAPETDKERAVSAEDAVCCICLARYVDNDDLRLLPCGHFFHKDCVDKWLKINALCPLCKTEIDVAPTTTPPAIGFGRRHSDNRVGNDIESQR, via the exons ATGGGTTTGGCACCCGTTCCTTCCTTGCCCCCGGCGCAAATCTTTGCTTCCGCGACCCTcgcccggcgattttcctttgcgGTTGTTTATTGCAAAATCTTGGGAGCAAGATCGTCGCTGATTCGTTCGGCTTTAAGCGGTCGAG GCGGCCGGGGTGAGCTGCTCCTGCCCGTGGTTGGTGAGGCGATTCTTGGTCGGGAGCTTCCGTTTCTCTTCGGAG GTGGAGTGGAGCTGATCTTCTACTGTAGGGGGAAGAGCAAAGTACATTATCTTGTGAAATGTGCATTTTGCTACCTTTATCTTAAACCAGAACATCTCTGTCTCTGGGAACAGCAACCAGTAATTTCCCATGCAACCTCTTGGTTGATGGATGTTCCTCCTGTTGAATCAGAAAGAGAAAGTGAAACAGATAGTCACCCTTTACTCATGGAGCATGTGATTGGCATCCCAAGGGATGATGTTGCTTCTACATCGACACCTTGTCGACACAATAATGATGGCATGGATCAATTGCCTCGTGATTCAGAAAGTTCTTCCGGAACAACTGCTGCATCTAACTCTCCAAATATTCCTATAGCAAGAAGAGATGATAATCACCGTCGCCGTCAGCAAAGTCTGAATTCTGGCTTCTGGATATCAATTGAACTAGTTGTAAATCTTAGCCAGATTATAGCTGCTATCTGCGTTCTGTCTGTGTCAAGGAATGAACATCCTCATGCTCCATTGTTTGAGTGGGTCATTGGTTATACAATAGGTTGTATTGCAACTCTTCCTCATCTTTACTGGCGCTATCTCCAATGCAACCAGCTTCCCACTGTGCAAGGATCAAATCAGAACTACGTTCCAGACAACAGCTTTGAAAGTAATTCTTTTACTGGGATTTCGCCCCCTCATGTGTCTGAGGCTGGTGTTGTAACTGTAACAAATGGAGTCTCGAGAAACAATGTGGTTACCACAAATCCAAG GGCCCAAGCTTTCGCTGATCACTTCAAGATGGCTCTGGACTGTTTCTTCGCTGTATGGTTTGTTGTGGGAAACGTGTGGGTATTTGGTGGACATTCTTCTGCCCATGATGCACCCAACTTATACAG GTTGTGTATAGCCTTCCTCACGTTCAGCTACATTGGCTATGCTATGCCCTTCATTCTCTGTGCGCTGATATGCTGCTGCCTACCCTACATAATCTCTTTAATGGGCTTCCGGGAAGATCTGAGCGAAAACAGAGGTGCTACTTCAGATGTTATCAATGCCCTGGGCACATACAAGTTCAAGTCAAAGAAGCCTCCTAATGGGCAGGGAAATGAAGCTGGCGGTGGAGTTTTTGCTCCTGAAACAGACAAGGAACGGGCTGTTTCTGCTGAAGATGCT GTTTGCTGCATCTGCTTGGCGAGGTATGTGGACAACGATGATCTCCGGCTGCTCCCTTGCGGGCACTTCTTCCACAAGGACTGTGTCGACAAATGGCTCAAGATAAATGCGCTGTGCCCACTCTGCAAAACTGAGATCGACGTCGCCCCGACGACCACTCCCCCAGCCATTGGCTTTGGGCGCCGCCACAGCGACAACAGGGTAGGAAACGATATTGAATCACAACGGTAG
- the LOC136516564 gene encoding pre-mRNA splicing factor SR-like 1 yields MEIQTSGKPIDVLMEKVLRMNILSSDYFKELYRLKTYHEVIDEIYNTVEHVEPWMTGNCRGPSTAFCLLYKFFTMKLTVKQMHGLLKHLDSPYIRAIGFLYLRYVADPKVLWTWYEPYLRDDEEFSPGSNGRKTTMGVYVRDLILGQYYFDSLLPRIPLPVSRQITANLEKMKLPTKLSGATGDSSRQGSEDTARRPPSVKASLSVSFGQRAPHRASTRDSSPVRRTVTHDDHRRSYSPSRRSGSREGPDHDRSDRELDRSSRDRDRDRDRSSRDRYRSSRDLDRDKDVRDYRRHERESRDREYYRSRRSEERQDGRRDRESSRHRRSSSHHRSRSRSRSRSQSRRSRSRSRSRSRSRNEQRSSPFRDANKEKAATVLSNLAKLKDLYGDITEKKEDSDAEKLHRDSCAEEVIRLGGPRWR; encoded by the exons ATGGAGATACAAACTTCAGGGAAACCCATTGATGTGCTGATGGAGAAGGTTCTTCGCATGAACATTCTGTCTTCTGATTACTTTAAGGAGCTCTATAGGTTGAAGACCTATCATGAGGtcatcgatgagatctacaacactGTTGAACATGTGGAGCCTTGGATGACTGGCAATTGCAGAGGCCCCTCCACTGCATTCTGTCTTCTATacaagttcttcaccatgaagcttaCTGTCAAACAGATGCACGGTTTGTTGAAGCATCTTGACTCCCCATACATTAGAGCT ATTGGTTTCTTGTATCTTCGGTATGTTGCAGACCCAAAGGTTCTGTGGACGTGGTATGAGCCCTATTTGAGGGATGATGAG GAGTTCTCCCCTGGATCTAATGGCCGCAAGACAACCATGGGTGTTTATGTGCGTGATCTTATACTTGGACAG TACTACTTTGATAGTCTTCTACCAAGAATTCCTCTCCCAGTGAGTCGTCAGATTACAGCCAATCTTGAGAAGATGAAATTGCCCACTAAGCTTTCTGGGGCAACTGGAGACTCCAGTCGTCAGGGATCAGAAGATACTGCACGTCGTCCTCCTTCAGTGAAAGCTTCTCTGTCGGTTTCCTTTGGACAGCGTGCTCCACATCGGGCTTCCACCAGAGATTCATCCCCAGTTCGGCGAACAGTCACCCATGATGATCATCGAAGATCATACTCACCatctcggcgcagtggtagccgTGAGGGTCCTGACCATGATCGTTCTGACCGAGAACTGGATCGTTCTAGTCGTGACCGTGACAGAGACCGAGACCGTTCAAGCAGGGACCGGTATCGTTCAAGCAGGGACCTTGACCGTGACAAGGATGTCAGAGATTATCGTCGCCATGAGCGTGAAAGCAGGGATCGTGAGTACTACAGGTCCAGGCGTTCAGAAGAAAGACAGGATGGCAGAAGAGATCGTGAAAGTAGCAGGCACAGGCGCTCTAGCTCTCACCACAGAAGCAGAAGTCGTAGTCGAAGCAGGAGCCAGAGCAGGAGGAGCcgaagccggagccggagccggagtcgGAGCAGGAATGAGCAGCGATCCAGCCCATTCAGGGATGCGAATAAAGAGAAGGCAGCCACTGTGTTAAGCAACCTAGCAAAGCTGAAGGACTTGTATGGTGACATAactgagaagaaggaagacagtGATGCTGAAAAGCTTCACCGTGATTCATGCGCTGAGGAGGTCATCAGACTGGGAGGCCCTCGATGGAGGTAA